In Siniperca chuatsi isolate FFG_IHB_CAS linkage group LG16, ASM2008510v1, whole genome shotgun sequence, the following proteins share a genomic window:
- the rsph3 gene encoding radial spoke head protein 3 homolog has protein sequence MAFVSHSQRDPNGSYTFSSRPRPVENRSKYREPPSEQTQSNYGNIMYDRRVVRGNTYAQHIIPTMAQPDPLETQRQQEIRRRAIARKRAREQLRSRTPEALQGRKHIDVQTELYLEELSDVIVATDIECQTDAFLDKPATPLFIPAKSGKDVETQIEEGELFDFDREVQPVLEVLVGKTIEQSLEEVMEEEELACLRAQQRAFEELRNNELAEVQRLQEQERRHSEEKERRIAQQKEVLKKERETAEKIAARAYTQQYLADLLPAVFTSLRSHGYFYDPVEKDIETDFFPWLMAEVNNSLDKRYTARELLDTIIHEVAQKRLEGFREPETHPAESDM, from the exons ATGGCTTTTGTTTCACACAGCCAGAGAGATCCAAACGGAAGTTACACCTTCTCAAGTCGCCCCAGACCTGTGGAGAACCGCTCCAAATACAGAGAGCCTCCGTCTGAACA GACACAGAGTAATTATGGAAACATTATGTATGATCGTCGTGTTGTCAGAGGAAACACTTACGCCCAACACATCATACCAACT ATGGCTCAGCCAGACCCTCttgaaacacaaagacaacaggAGATCAGGAGGAGAGCCATTGCTCGTAAACGAGCCAGGGAGCAGTTGAGATCCAGGACTCCCGAGGCCCTGCAGGGCAGAAAACACATTGATGTACAAACAG agctttaTCTTGAAGAATTGAGTGATGTTATAGTGGCTACAGATATTGAGTGCCAGACTGATGCTTTCTTGGACAAACCAGCAACACCACTCTTCATACCTGCCAAATCTGGCAAAGATGTTGAAACACAGATAGAGGAGGGAGAG TTGTTTGACTTTGacagggaggtgcagccagtgTTGGAGGTCCTGGTGGGTAAGACAATAGAACAGTCTCtggaggaggtgatggaggaggaggagctggccTGCCTGAGGGCCCAGCAGAGGGCCTTCGAAGAGCTCCGAAATAACGAGCTGGCAGAGGTGCAGCGGCTTCAGGAGCAGGAGAGACGCCACAGTGAGGAGAAG GAGCGTAGAATTGCCCAGCAGAAGGAGGtgctgaagaaagaaagagagactgcaGAGAAGATTGCTGCCCGGGCGTACACCCAGCAGTACTTGGCTGACCTCCTGCCGGCAGTCTTTACCTCCCTGAGAAGCCACGGATACTTTTATGACCCCGTGGAGAAAG ATATTGAGACTGATTTCTTCCCATGGCTGATGGCTGAGGTTAACAACAGTTTGGATAAGAGATACACAGCAAGAGAGCTGCTGGACA ctaTCATCCATGAAGTCGCCCAGAAGAGACTGGAGGGCTTTAGAGAGCCGGAGACACATCCAGCCGAATCTGACATGTAG